Proteins encoded by one window of Ascochyta rabiei chromosome 1, complete sequence:
- a CDS encoding Uroporphyrinogen-III synthase, producing the protein MAEHSRGKTPILLLKTKSAPTDTYEELFSTCDNSRFAPVFVPVLEHRFKRDALATVRQHIVNRGFVPTSQNGLATYGALIFTSQRAVEAFHEVVEDIRKEGSFVVDELLPESLPLYVVGPATARGLRALNLRCPILGEETGNGEALAGFILDHYNALYPGVLNPPILFMVGDKRRDIIPKTLQSEALAVDRRAKVDELVIYETGELRSFKTDFTTVWRGNVDSGSKRQWVVVFSPTGCQAMLESLGLLDVETGKAKKVEGSRDTLIVTIGPTTRDYLINEFAFTPDVVAEKPSPEGIAEGIRAFSKLSS; encoded by the coding sequence ATGGCGGAGCACTCGCGAGGGAAAACGCCAATCCTACTGCTCAAGACAAAGTCAGCGCCGACCGACACATATGAAGAGCTGTTCTCTACTTGCGACAACAGCCGGTTCGCACCCGTCTTTGTGCCTGTACTCGAGCACAGGTTCAAACGGGATGCCCTGGCCACGGTGCGCCAGCACATCGTCAACCGAGGATTCGTGCCAACATCGCAGAACGGCCTTGCGACTTACGGTGCTCTGATTTTCACCTCACAGCGGGCTGTAGAAGCGTTCCAtgaagtagtagaagacaTTCGAAAAGAAGGGTCCTTTGTAGTCGATGAACTGCTGCCCGAGAGTCTACCTCTCTACGTCGTCGGGCCGGCCACCGCACGTGGGTTGCGGGCGTTGAACCTGCGCTGTCCTATTCTAGGCGAGGAGACGGGCAATGGAGAGGCCCTTGCAGGCTTCATACTGGACCACTACAACGCCCTGTACCCGGGTGTCTTGAACCCACCAATCCTGTTCATGGTTGGTGATAAGAGAAGGGACATCATACCAAAGACACTGCAGTCTGAAGCGCTTGCTGTCGACAGAAGAGCGAAAGTTGATGAGCTGGTTATATACGAGACCGGCGAGCTGCGTTCTTTCAAGACCGACTTTACCACGGTCTGGCGAGGAAATGTGGACAGCGGATCAAAGCGCCAATGGGTCGTAGTCTTTTCTCCAACAGGCTGCCAGGCTATGCTCGAGAGCCTGGGACTTCTGGACGTCGAGACTGGAAAAGCTAAGAAGGTCGAGGGCTCAAGAGACACACTCATAGTGACCATCGGCCCTACGACTCGCGACTACTTGATCAACGAATTTGCGTTCACTCCCGATGTCGTTGCAGAAAAGCCGAGCCCTGAAGGTATTGCTGAGGGCATACGAGCTTTCAGTAAGTTGTCGTCTTAG
- a CDS encoding Uroporphyrinogen-III synthase has product MAGTRSSTRNGSNNSSPTKNDAVVGSKRKPEADHDAETSPKRGRKASKNQPTIDSMLDPKPEDQKTKDDTEMQEAAQDVVKDAEKDTPEEKLTEQTAKGKDKDATKKESTGTANGAETKATDGQDAVSKTDGSTNNKAEDATNTEVNGDGAIEESSQREKKMPSNILEKGVIYFFTRNRVSVDEAESVGDLQRTFFVLRPLLTGAKLGDGAVQDLKNNRLFALPKKVFPKSHNDRFMAFVEKANTSIQDLKDNFFKGADYDTQTQGTRHTDPVTPVAEGVYLITRTEDATTHLVYSTTIPSDIGEVQEDLGIKDQGSFIISVKSPERSGPASASLPQKPDFSKEIIEEFRGLAWTEVKPKYLDHEYCQILLIGENMDKAVEPTKKNEKHDKETPKEEIERLEHEDELRVQHLKGDDSVFEDLKISKDEYPKVPTTW; this is encoded by the exons ATGGCAGGAACACGCTCTTCGACACGCAACGGTAGCAACAACTCGAGCCCGACCAAGAACGATGCTGTAGTTGGAAGCAAGCGAAAGCCTGAGGCAGATCATGATGCCGAGACCTCGCCCAAGCGCGGACGTAAAGCGTCAAAGAACCAGCCAACTATCGACAGCATGCTTGACCCCAAGCCAGAAGACCAGAAGACCAAGGATGATACCGAGATGCAAGAAGCTGCACAGGATGTGGTGAAGGATGCAGAGAAGGATACGCCTGAGGAAAAATTGACCGAGCAGACAGCTAAGGGCAAGGACAAGGACGCCACGAAGAAGGAGAGCACAGGCACGGCCAACGGCGCAGAGACAAAGGCCACGGATGGTCAAGATGCTGTTAGCAAAACAGATGGTTCGACGAACAACAAAGCTGAGGATGCCACAAATACCGAGGTAAATGGCGACGGCGCTATTGAAGAGTCATCACAACGCGAGAAGAAGATGCCATCGAACATCCTGGAGAAGGGTGTCATCTATTTCTTCACACGCAACCGTGTTAGTGTCGATGAGGCTGAGAGTGTTGGTGACCTGCAGCGCACATTCTTCGTCCTTCGACCTTTACTCACAGGTGCTAAGCTAGGTGATGGTGCTGTCCAGGATCTCAAGAACAACCGTCTGTTCGCTCTGCCTAAAAAAGTCTTCCCCAAGTCTCACAACGACCGCTTCATGGCTTTTGTCGAGAAGGCCAATACGAGCATCCAAGATCTGAAGGACAACTTCTTCAAAGGCGCAGACTACGACACCCAGACGCAAGGCACTCGCCACACTGACCCTGTCACTCCTGTTGCAGAAGGTGTGTACCTGATCACTCGTACTGAGGATGCTACTACCCATCTCGTCTACTCGACTACGATCCCATCAGACATCGGCGAAGTGCAGGAGGATCTCGGCATCAAGGACCAAGGCAGTTTTATAATCAGTGTAAAGAGCCCCGAGCGTAGCGGCCCAGCAAGCGCATCTCTTCCCCAGAAGCCCGATTTCTCCAAGGAGATCATTGAAGAATTCCGCGGTCTCGCTTGGACCGAGGTCAAGCCCAAGTACCTTGATCACGAGTACTGTCAAATCCTGCTCATTGGCGAGAACATGGACAAGGCCGTCGAGCCCACGAAGAAGAACGAGAAGCACGATAAGGAGACGCCAAAGGAGGAGATCGAGCGGCTTGAGCATGAAGATGAGCTTCGTGTTCAGCATCTGAAGG GTGACGACTCGGTCTTTGAAGACTTGAAGATCAGCAAGGACGAATACCCCAAGGTACCCACGACTTGGTAG